From Delphinus delphis chromosome X, mDelDel1.2, whole genome shotgun sequence, a single genomic window includes:
- the XG gene encoding glycoprotein Xg isoform X2: MEPWWGLFYLTFLCSLMHVRGQGDFDLADALDDPDIYPKPTPPHQPQPGNPDNSGNIYPRPKPLPRPQPGSSDNGAGGDGSPSYGNPQGNRIAKIVSPILCGVLVTVVGATARYFQYNRRWNCCRTNEPENI; the protein is encoded by the exons ATGGAGCCCTGGTGGGGCCTTTTCTACCTCACGTTCCTGTGTTCTCTGATGCACGTCCGAG GTCAAGGTGACTTTGATTTGGCTGACGCTCTCGATGACCCCG ATATCTACCCAAAGCCCACGCCTCCCCACCAGCCACAGCCCGGAAATCCCGACAACAGTGGAA ATATCTATCCAAGGCCAAAGCCACTGCCACGTCCCCAGCCTGGCAGCTCTGACAACGGTGCAG GTGGAGACGGCTCCCCCTCGTACGGCAACCCACAAG GCAACAGGATAGCAAAAATCGTGTCTCCTATCCTGTGCGGGGTGCTGGTGACCGTGGTGGGGGCAACGGCCCGCTATTTCCAGTACAACAGGAGGTGGAATTGTTGCAGGACGAACG AACCAGAAAACATCTGA
- the XG gene encoding glycoprotein Xg isoform X1: MEPWWGLFYLTFLCSLMHVRGQGDFDLADALDDPEPTKKPSSDIYPKPTPPHQPQPGNPDNSGNIYPRPKPLPRPQPGSSDNGAGGDGSPSYGNPQGNRIAKIVSPILCGVLVTVVGATARYFQYNRRWNCCRTNEPENI; encoded by the exons ATGGAGCCCTGGTGGGGCCTTTTCTACCTCACGTTCCTGTGTTCTCTGATGCACGTCCGAG GTCAAGGTGACTTTGATTTGGCTGACGCTCTCGATGACCCCG AGCCCACCAAGAAGCCGAGCTCAG ATATCTACCCAAAGCCCACGCCTCCCCACCAGCCACAGCCCGGAAATCCCGACAACAGTGGAA ATATCTATCCAAGGCCAAAGCCACTGCCACGTCCCCAGCCTGGCAGCTCTGACAACGGTGCAG GTGGAGACGGCTCCCCCTCGTACGGCAACCCACAAG GCAACAGGATAGCAAAAATCGTGTCTCCTATCCTGTGCGGGGTGCTGGTGACCGTGGTGGGGGCAACGGCCCGCTATTTCCAGTACAACAGGAGGTGGAATTGTTGCAGGACGAACG AACCAGAAAACATCTGA